In Aureibaculum algae, the following are encoded in one genomic region:
- a CDS encoding glycine--tRNA ligase, which translates to MIKPEDQFKKVISHAKEYGYVFQSSEIYDGLSAVYDYAQNGVELKKNIRDYWWKAMVQLNDNIVGLDASIFMHPTTWKASGHVDAFNDPLIDNKDSKKRYRADVLIEDYCAKIEGKINKEVAKAEKRFGDSFNKEEFVSTNPRVVGYQEKINSILTRMGKSLEKEDLVDVKALIEELEIADPLSGSRNWTEVKQFNLMFGTKLGASADSAMDLYLRPETAQGIFVNFLNVQKTGRMKIPFGIAQTGKAFRNEIVARQFIFRMREFEQMEMQFFIKPGTQKEWFKHWKEARLKWHLSLGMGEENYRFHDHEKLAHYADAATDIEFKFPFGFKELEGIHSRTDFDLKQHEEFSGKKLQYFDHEENASYTPYVLETSIGLDRMFLAVFSNSLVEEELDNNTTRTVLKLPAVLAPTKAAILPLLKRDGLPEVAKQIVEDLKWDFNVFYDEKDAVGKRYRRQDANGTPFCITVDHETLENNTVTIRHRDTMEQKRVKIDDLREIIKKEVDVKHWLQKMN; encoded by the coding sequence ATGATAAAACCAGAAGATCAATTTAAAAAAGTTATCTCTCATGCTAAAGAATACGGTTATGTATTTCAAAGTAGTGAGATTTACGATGGCTTAAGTGCCGTTTACGATTATGCTCAGAACGGAGTTGAACTTAAAAAAAATATACGCGACTATTGGTGGAAAGCCATGGTGCAATTAAATGATAACATTGTAGGTTTAGATGCTTCTATCTTTATGCATCCTACTACATGGAAAGCGTCGGGTCACGTTGATGCTTTTAATGATCCATTAATAGATAACAAAGATTCTAAAAAACGTTACAGAGCTGATGTTTTGATAGAAGATTATTGTGCTAAAATAGAAGGCAAAATAAATAAAGAAGTAGCCAAAGCTGAAAAACGTTTTGGAGATTCATTTAACAAAGAAGAGTTTGTCAGTACCAATCCTCGTGTTGTAGGTTATCAAGAAAAAATTAATAGTATCTTAACTAGGATGGGGAAATCTTTAGAAAAAGAAGACCTTGTAGACGTCAAAGCTCTAATTGAAGAATTAGAAATTGCAGATCCTTTATCTGGCTCTCGAAATTGGACTGAAGTTAAACAGTTTAACCTAATGTTTGGAACCAAGCTAGGAGCTTCTGCCGATTCTGCAATGGATTTATATTTACGTCCAGAAACCGCTCAAGGTATTTTTGTCAATTTTTTAAATGTCCAAAAAACAGGACGAATGAAAATTCCTTTTGGGATAGCTCAAACAGGTAAAGCCTTTAGAAATGAAATTGTTGCACGTCAATTCATATTTAGAATGCGTGAGTTTGAACAAATGGAAATGCAATTCTTTATTAAACCAGGAACTCAAAAAGAATGGTTTAAACATTGGAAAGAAGCCCGTTTAAAATGGCATCTATCATTAGGTATGGGCGAAGAAAATTATCGTTTTCACGATCATGAAAAATTAGCACATTATGCAGATGCTGCAACAGATATAGAGTTTAAATTCCCTTTCGGATTTAAAGAATTAGAAGGAATACACTCGCGTACAGATTTTGATTTAAAACAACATGAGGAATTTTCTGGTAAAAAACTTCAATATTTTGATCATGAAGAAAATGCAAGTTACACACCTTACGTTTTAGAAACGTCTATAGGCTTAGATAGAATGTTTTTAGCAGTATTTTCAAATTCTTTAGTCGAAGAAGAATTAGATAACAATACCACAAGAACCGTTTTAAAGTTACCAGCAGTATTGGCACCTACAAAAGCAGCTATTTTACCATTACTTAAAAGAGATGGCCTGCCAGAAGTAGCGAAACAAATTGTTGAAGATTTAAAATGGGATTTTAACGTGTTTTATGACGAAAAAGATGCCGTTGGTAAGCGTTATAGACGTCAAGATGCTAACGGAACACCTTTTTGTATTACCGTTGATCATGAGACCCTTGAAAATAATACAGTAACCATTCGACATAGAGATACAATGGAACAAAAACGTGTGAAAATTGATGATTTACGAGAAATTATCAAAAAAGAAGTCGACGTTAAACATTGGTTGCAAAAAATGAACTAA
- a CDS encoding (2Fe-2S)-binding protein: MAKYKLQVNNKSYDIEVSEDTPILWVLRDHLNLLGTKYGCGIGQCGACTIHLNGEPVRSCSLPISSVADKSITTIEGISEAGDHPVQLAWKEIDVPQCGYCQAGQIMTATAFLEKNPTPNSDEIRDAMHGNICRCASYNRIEKAVAKAATANS, from the coding sequence ATGGCAAAATACAAACTACAAGTAAATAATAAATCTTACGACATAGAGGTTAGTGAAGATACTCCCATTTTATGGGTGTTACGAGACCATCTTAACCTATTAGGTACAAAATATGGATGTGGTATCGGCCAATGTGGTGCCTGTACCATCCATCTAAATGGTGAACCTGTTAGAAGTTGTTCTTTACCTATTTCATCAGTTGCTGATAAATCCATAACTACTATTGAAGGTATTTCTGAAGCTGGCGATCATCCTGTTCAATTGGCTTGGAAAGAAATTGATGTACCACAATGTGGTTACTGCCAAGCGGGACAAATTATGACAGCCACTGCTTTTTTAGAGAAAAATCCTACGCCCAATAGCGATGAAATTAGAGATGCCATGCACGGTAATATTTGTAGATGTGCTTCTTATAATCGTATTGAAAAAGCTGTTGCTAAAGCAGCCACTGCTAATAGTTAA
- a CDS encoding xanthine dehydrogenase family protein molybdopterin-binding subunit: protein MKSQKKNIDRRSFLRTSALAGGGMIIGFNLFNACKPKVKPAIDISKLNFNDFNGFIKIADNGMVTIFAPNPEIGQGVKTSMPMLIAEELDVSWDNVHVVQGGLDMDVFQRQVAGGSQSIRHGWEPLRQTGATTKQMLVNAAAAKWGIDAKECSVENGIISNKKGEKLGYGEVVLDAAKLEVPKDVKLKDPKDFKIIGQDVQNVDVDEIITGKPLFGIDFKREGMLYASVMRPPAFGQKLVSFDDAEAKSKEGVVDVFQFGDKIAVLATSTWIAMQAKKSLKAIWKEDTTLESTEDHDKILFDLLAGNKFETLRKDGDISKAFKEADSVLERTYESPFLPHNCLEPMNFFADVTDKKVELVGPIQTPAGTANRIAKELERDIKDISLEMTRMGGGFGRRLYGDFAIEAALISNIAKKPIQVLFSREDDMADGIYKPAIKYKISAAIKDSKVTGYHLKEAAINSNMYGLISNFFPAGAIENYQVDIANYKSNITTGAWRAPYTNFLAFAEQSFFDELAETMDVDKIQLRLDLLQNVKGTTDERIQYSPERLEAVINEAVEKSNWGKVDKNTYQGFSAYYCHNTHVAEVADVVMEAGVPVVKKVTCVLDCGIVVNPLGARNQVEGGVLDGIGHAMYGNLEFKDGVPQSTNFHNYRLVRMKETPKVEVHFIKNEIAPTGLGEPALPPASAAVANAIKAATGIRITKQPFINASEKIFG from the coding sequence ATGAAATCACAAAAGAAAAATATAGATAGAAGATCGTTTTTACGAACATCAGCTCTTGCTGGAGGAGGAATGATTATTGGGTTTAATTTATTTAATGCTTGTAAACCTAAGGTGAAACCCGCAATTGATATATCTAAACTTAATTTTAATGACTTCAATGGATTCATTAAAATAGCAGACAATGGAATGGTTACCATTTTTGCACCCAATCCTGAAATTGGACAAGGTGTAAAAACGTCAATGCCAATGTTAATTGCTGAGGAACTAGATGTTTCTTGGGACAACGTACATGTAGTTCAAGGCGGATTAGATATGGATGTATTTCAAAGACAAGTAGCAGGTGGAAGTCAATCTATTAGACATGGTTGGGAACCATTGCGGCAAACTGGAGCAACCACTAAGCAAATGTTAGTCAATGCGGCGGCTGCAAAATGGGGAATAGACGCAAAGGAATGTAGTGTTGAAAACGGGATTATTTCTAACAAAAAAGGCGAAAAATTAGGATATGGTGAAGTAGTGCTCGATGCTGCAAAATTAGAAGTCCCCAAAGATGTTAAATTAAAAGACCCAAAAGATTTTAAAATCATCGGTCAAGATGTTCAAAATGTTGACGTTGATGAAATTATAACTGGTAAACCCTTATTTGGAATCGATTTTAAACGAGAAGGAATGTTATATGCCTCTGTAATGAGACCACCAGCATTTGGCCAAAAATTAGTTTCTTTTGATGATGCTGAAGCTAAATCCAAAGAAGGTGTAGTTGATGTTTTTCAATTTGGGGATAAAATAGCTGTTTTAGCAACTAGTACATGGATTGCCATGCAAGCCAAAAAAAGTTTAAAAGCTATTTGGAAAGAAGATACAACGTTAGAAAGTACCGAAGATCATGACAAAATATTGTTTGATTTATTAGCTGGAAATAAATTTGAAACCCTCCGAAAAGATGGTGATATTAGCAAGGCTTTTAAGGAAGCTGATTCTGTTTTGGAACGTACTTATGAATCACCATTCCTCCCTCATAACTGTTTAGAACCTATGAACTTTTTCGCTGATGTCACAGATAAAAAAGTGGAATTAGTAGGTCCCATTCAAACTCCAGCAGGTACTGCCAATAGAATTGCAAAAGAATTAGAAAGAGACATTAAAGATATTTCTTTAGAAATGACGCGAATGGGTGGTGGATTTGGAAGAAGATTATATGGTGATTTTGCCATAGAAGCGGCTTTAATATCAAATATTGCAAAAAAACCAATACAAGTACTTTTTTCAAGAGAAGATGATATGGCTGATGGTATTTATAAACCTGCCATTAAGTACAAAATAAGTGCTGCCATAAAAGATAGTAAAGTTACTGGATATCATTTAAAAGAAGCGGCTATAAATAGTAATATGTACGGATTAATTTCTAACTTTTTCCCTGCAGGTGCAATTGAAAACTACCAAGTAGATATTGCAAATTATAAAAGTAATATTACTACAGGAGCATGGAGAGCACCTTATACCAATTTCTTAGCCTTTGCAGAACAAAGCTTCTTTGATGAATTGGCAGAAACAATGGATGTCGATAAAATCCAATTGCGTTTAGATTTACTACAAAATGTAAAGGGTACAACAGACGAACGCATTCAATATTCTCCAGAACGTTTAGAAGCTGTAATAAACGAGGCTGTAGAAAAATCAAATTGGGGAAAAGTAGACAAAAACACATATCAAGGATTTTCGGCCTATTATTGCCATAATACACATGTTGCCGAAGTGGCTGATGTGGTAATGGAAGCAGGCGTACCTGTGGTAAAAAAAGTTACTTGTGTATTAGATTGTGGTATTGTTGTAAACCCTTTAGGGGCAAGAAACCAAGTTGAAGGTGGTGTACTTGATGGTATTGGCCACGCCATGTATGGTAATTTAGAATTTAAAGATGGTGTACCGCAGTCTACAAACTTTCATAACTATCGTTTGGTAAGAATGAAAGAAACACCGAAAGTTGAAGTTCATTTTATTAAAAATGAAATAGCTCCAACCGGTCTTGGCGAACCCGCTTTACCACCAGCAAGTGCAGCTGTAGCAAATGCTATTAAAGCAGCAACTGGTATTCGTATTACGAAACAGCCTTTTATTAATGCTAGTGAAAAGATTTTTGGTTAA